In Paenarthrobacter sp. GOM3, a single window of DNA contains:
- a CDS encoding FAD binding domain-containing protein yields MDMNTIEAVVPTTDPAQWRDGDAWLAGGTVLFSYGSTVLKRLLDLGEADWPAVTVTDDGIELAATCTVAELYALPASAGTAQREWPGLALIRPSCDSFVASFKIWNMSTVGGNICTGLPAGPMTSLCAGLDGIATILSPDGSSRTVPVADFVIGDMQTVLAPGELLRSIHIPAEALSARVAFRRLSLSNLGRSGVLLIGRLDPVFGLVITVTASTKRPVQLRFPAGKVPDARSLADAVERSIPWPLYHDDIHGLPAWRRDMTLKLTEEIRAELMDESMTVSGDFWPPHATSPQPSTQPETPGTQKEASHGN; encoded by the coding sequence ATGGACATGAACACCATCGAGGCCGTGGTGCCCACCACCGACCCGGCCCAGTGGCGCGACGGCGATGCCTGGCTCGCCGGCGGCACGGTCCTTTTCTCCTACGGAAGCACCGTCCTCAAACGACTGCTCGACCTCGGCGAAGCCGACTGGCCTGCCGTTACCGTGACCGATGACGGCATCGAATTGGCTGCCACCTGCACCGTCGCCGAGCTCTACGCCCTGCCCGCCAGCGCAGGAACAGCCCAGCGCGAGTGGCCCGGGCTGGCCCTGATCCGGCCAAGTTGTGACTCATTCGTGGCGTCCTTCAAAATCTGGAACATGTCCACCGTGGGCGGCAACATCTGCACGGGCTTGCCTGCAGGACCCATGACCTCGCTCTGCGCCGGACTCGATGGCATCGCCACCATCCTCAGCCCGGACGGTTCCAGCCGCACGGTCCCGGTGGCCGACTTCGTGATCGGCGATATGCAGACCGTCCTCGCCCCGGGGGAGTTGCTCCGCAGCATCCACATCCCGGCCGAGGCACTCTCGGCCCGGGTGGCGTTCAGGCGCTTGTCGCTGAGCAACCTTGGCCGTTCAGGCGTGTTGCTGATTGGCAGGCTTGATCCCGTGTTCGGCCTGGTCATCACGGTGACCGCCTCGACCAAGCGCCCGGTGCAACTGAGGTTCCCCGCCGGGAAGGTTCCGGACGCGCGGTCGCTGGCTGACGCCGTCGAACGTTCCATTCCCTGGCCGCTGTACCACGACGATATCCACGGGCTGCCGGCATGGCGCCGCGACATGACGCTCAAGCTGACCGAGGAAATACGGGCGGAATTGATGGACGAGTCCATGACTGTGTCCGGCGATTTCTGGCCACCGCACGCCACGTCGCCGCAGCCGTCCACCCAACCCGAAACCCCTGGCACCCAGAAGGAGGCCTCCCATGGCAATTGA
- a CDS encoding XdhC family protein: protein MLDLMPSLGGWRTAVSGQRCAVATIVGTGGSVPRPLGTSMMVSERGEILGSLSGGCVEGAVVEAALEAMRDGGPRLESFGFSPEDAFAVGLTCGGELEVHIQPLQEGSPELSMLAETHRPAALIRRLDAGGGVMVVEDPVRFRAMESEELAKLVGDHPATLFAAAAQVEPLLQGGRAGLVRLAPPEGCIDGWVTAERLAAPPRDEEEPQPITLFVESRLPAARMLVFGANDFGAALLPAGQLLGYEVTLCDARPAFAQQGRFAGADQVVTDWPHRYLEAEAAAGRIDSRTVVCVLTHDPKFDIPLLEAALGLNLAYVGAMGSRRSHRQRIDALLNAGTPTESLARLHSPIGLNLGAVTPAEVAVSITAEIIAERGPGAREAHGTPGFPSLKDGSGPIHPAPQHLTQEDPWT from the coding sequence ATGCTGGATCTGATGCCTTCACTGGGCGGCTGGCGGACGGCGGTCTCCGGCCAACGATGCGCTGTGGCCACGATCGTAGGGACTGGCGGCTCCGTGCCGCGGCCCCTGGGGACGTCCATGATGGTCTCCGAGCGCGGCGAAATCCTGGGCAGTTTGTCCGGTGGTTGCGTGGAGGGTGCCGTGGTGGAGGCCGCTTTGGAAGCAATGCGCGACGGCGGCCCCCGCCTTGAGTCCTTCGGCTTCAGTCCCGAAGACGCGTTCGCCGTCGGGCTCACCTGTGGAGGGGAACTGGAAGTCCACATCCAGCCGCTGCAGGAAGGCTCGCCCGAACTCTCAATGCTGGCCGAAACCCACCGGCCCGCCGCACTCATCCGGCGCCTTGATGCCGGTGGCGGAGTCATGGTGGTGGAGGATCCCGTACGGTTCCGTGCCATGGAATCGGAAGAGCTGGCCAAACTGGTGGGTGACCACCCCGCTACGCTGTTCGCGGCAGCCGCCCAAGTGGAGCCGCTCCTCCAAGGTGGCCGCGCAGGGCTGGTCCGGCTGGCCCCGCCCGAGGGCTGCATCGATGGCTGGGTGACAGCCGAGAGATTGGCCGCGCCGCCCCGTGACGAGGAAGAACCACAGCCCATCACCTTGTTTGTCGAAAGCAGGTTGCCTGCAGCGAGGATGCTGGTCTTTGGCGCCAACGACTTTGGTGCCGCGTTGCTTCCCGCCGGTCAACTCCTTGGCTACGAGGTCACTTTGTGCGATGCGCGTCCGGCCTTCGCCCAACAAGGTCGCTTCGCCGGAGCGGACCAGGTAGTGACGGACTGGCCCCACCGCTACCTCGAGGCTGAAGCCGCAGCAGGTCGCATCGATTCCCGGACGGTGGTCTGCGTCCTGACCCACGACCCCAAGTTCGACATCCCTTTGCTGGAGGCCGCCCTCGGCCTCAACCTGGCCTACGTTGGCGCGATGGGGTCCCGCCGGAGCCACCGCCAGCGGATCGATGCCCTCCTCAACGCAGGCACGCCAACTGAGTCCTTGGCGCGGCTTCACTCACCCATCGGCTTGAACCTTGGTGCCGTCACTCCGGCGGAAGTGGCGGTCTCCATTACCGCCGAGATCATCGCGGAGCGCGGACCGGGGGCCAGGGAAGCGCACGGCACTCCCGGATTCCCTTCCCTCAAAGACGGCTCCGGCCCGATTCACCCAGCACCTCAACACCTCACCCAGGAGGACCCATGGACATGA